From a region of the Mycobacteroides saopaulense genome:
- a CDS encoding citrate synthase 2, producing MTVAAPLPADFAPGLEGVTAFATEIAEPDKDGGALRYRGVDIEDLVAQRVTFGDVWALLVDGKFGQGLPPAEPFPIPVHTGDVRVDVQAGLAMLAPIWGFEPLLDTEDSIARHQLARASVMALSYVAQSARGNSLPAVPQKVVDECSTVTSRFMTRWQGEPDPKHVEAIDAYWVSAAEHGMNASTFTARVIASTGADVAAALSGAVGAMSGPLHGGAPARVLPMIEQAEKTGDARGVIKGILDRREKLMGFGHRVYRAEDPRARVLRSTAKRLGAARYEVAAALEQAALTELRERRPDRVIETNVEFWAAVILDFAQVPTRMMPAMFTCARTAGWSAHILEQKRLGKLVRPAALYVGPGPRSIESVEGFGLLHSRVDA from the coding sequence ATGACGGTTGCAGCGCCGCTACCAGCGGATTTCGCACCTGGACTGGAGGGCGTGACCGCCTTCGCCACCGAGATCGCCGAGCCCGACAAGGACGGCGGAGCGCTGCGTTACCGCGGCGTCGACATCGAGGATCTGGTCGCCCAGCGGGTGACCTTCGGTGACGTGTGGGCACTGTTGGTCGATGGCAAGTTCGGCCAGGGACTCCCGCCCGCCGAGCCCTTCCCCATCCCCGTGCATACCGGCGACGTCCGCGTCGACGTCCAGGCCGGGCTCGCCATGCTGGCACCCATCTGGGGATTCGAGCCGCTGCTGGACACCGAGGATTCGATCGCTCGCCATCAGCTGGCCCGCGCCTCGGTGATGGCACTGTCCTATGTAGCCCAGTCCGCGCGCGGCAATTCCCTGCCCGCCGTACCGCAAAAGGTTGTCGACGAATGCTCCACCGTCACATCACGTTTCATGACTCGCTGGCAGGGTGAACCTGACCCCAAGCATGTCGAGGCCATTGACGCGTACTGGGTTTCGGCCGCCGAGCACGGCATGAACGCCTCCACCTTCACCGCGCGAGTCATCGCGTCCACCGGAGCCGACGTGGCTGCCGCCCTCTCGGGTGCCGTCGGTGCGATGAGCGGCCCGCTGCACGGTGGCGCGCCCGCACGGGTGCTGCCGATGATCGAGCAGGCCGAGAAGACCGGCGATGCCCGCGGCGTCATCAAGGGCATCCTGGACCGTCGCGAAAAGCTCATGGGATTCGGGCACCGGGTGTACCGCGCCGAGGATCCCCGTGCACGGGTGCTGCGCAGCACTGCCAAGCGACTCGGCGCCGCACGCTACGAGGTGGCCGCAGCGCTTGAGCAGGCCGCGCTCACCGAGCTGCGGGAGCGTCGTCCCGACCGCGTCATCGAGACCAATGTCGAGTTCTGGGCGGCGGTCATTCTCGACTTCGCACAGGTCCCGACCCGGATGATGCCGGCGATGTTCACCTGTGCCCGCACCGCGGGCTGGAGCGCGCACATCCTGGAGCAGAAGCGTCTCGGCAAGCTGGTGCGTCCGGCCGCGTTGTATGTCGGACCCGGACCGCGCTCCATCGAGTCCGTGGAGGGGTTCGGGCTGCTGCACTCCCGGGTGGATGCATAA
- the pdxH gene encoding pyridoxamine 5'-phosphate oxidase has translation MIFVTEWLRSDYRPGEKDGSGDLDVDWLAEGWLPLLHKWFDLAVASGIPEPNAMVLATVDNGRPVTRTVLCKGIDPAGVTFFSNYDSAKGHQLEQTPYASVTFPWYALGRQVHVRGRVAKVDPAQTADYWSKRPRGSQLGAWASQQSAPIASRDALLTQLEDVTRRFADLDQVPVPPQWGGYVIAPEAVEFWQGRENRVHNRIVVTDGRIERLQP, from the coding sequence GTGATTTTCGTGACCGAATGGCTGCGCTCTGATTACCGGCCCGGCGAAAAGGACGGCAGCGGCGATCTCGACGTCGACTGGCTCGCCGAAGGCTGGCTTCCCTTGTTGCACAAATGGTTTGATCTCGCGGTGGCATCGGGCATCCCCGAGCCGAACGCAATGGTGCTGGCCACCGTGGACAACGGCCGACCGGTGACGCGCACGGTGCTGTGCAAGGGGATCGACCCCGCCGGTGTGACCTTCTTCTCAAACTACGACTCCGCCAAGGGGCATCAGCTGGAGCAGACGCCCTACGCGAGCGTCACATTTCCCTGGTACGCGCTGGGCCGGCAGGTTCATGTACGCGGTCGGGTGGCCAAGGTCGACCCGGCACAGACCGCCGACTATTGGTCCAAGCGGCCGCGCGGATCGCAGCTGGGGGCGTGGGCGTCGCAGCAGTCCGCGCCCATCGCGTCGCGGGACGCGCTATTGACCCAGCTCGAGGACGTCACCCGGCGGTTCGCCGATCTGGATCAGGTGCCGGTGCCTCCGCAATGGGGTGGTTATGTGATCGCGCCCGAGGCCGTCGAGTTCTGGCAGGGGCGGGAGAACCGCGTGCACAACCGGATCGTCGTCACGGACGGTCGGATTGAACGGCTTCAGCCCTGA
- a CDS encoding GAP family protein, with the protein MWITLLVMALAVSFEPFRLGMTVLMLNRPRPHLQLLAFLCGGFAMGMAVGLVVLFAFRHVSIGSAHFTLPRVQIGIGVAALLVAALLASRLRGPASNAQLDKVSARIQAIATGGSLWVAGLAGLGIALPSVDFLAALAVIVASGSPPATQVTALLLFNVIAFALVEIPFLAHAVAPERTAETMARLNSWIQSNRRRNIALVLAAVGGVLIAVGLAGI; encoded by the coding sequence ATGTGGATCACCCTGCTGGTGATGGCCCTGGCCGTCAGCTTCGAACCGTTCCGTCTGGGCATGACGGTGCTTATGCTGAATCGGCCGCGTCCGCATCTGCAGCTGTTGGCATTCCTGTGCGGCGGGTTCGCGATGGGGATGGCGGTGGGCCTGGTCGTGCTGTTCGCCTTCCGGCACGTGTCGATCGGGTCGGCGCATTTCACGTTGCCGCGCGTGCAGATCGGCATCGGGGTGGCGGCGCTGCTGGTTGCGGCGTTGTTGGCCTCGCGGCTGCGGGGTCCGGCTTCAAATGCGCAGCTGGACAAGGTCTCTGCGCGCATTCAGGCGATCGCGACGGGTGGATCGCTGTGGGTGGCGGGCCTGGCGGGCCTGGGGATCGCACTGCCATCCGTTGACTTCTTGGCCGCGCTGGCCGTGATCGTGGCCTCCGGCTCGCCGCCGGCGACACAGGTGACCGCCCTGCTGCTGTTCAACGTCATTGCCTTTGCGCTGGTGGAGATTCCGTTTCTTGCGCATGCGGTGGCGCCGGAGCGCACGGCTGAGACCATGGCGAGGCTCAACAGCTGGATTCAATCCAACCGCCGCCGCAACATCGCCCTGGTGCTGGCAGCGGTCGGAGGTGTGCTGATCGCGGTCGGGCTCGCCGGCATCTGA
- a CDS encoding AMP-binding protein, translated as MTPSTQSSILSMLHGRASLRPDDIAFTFTDYTHNPAGVAESLTWSQLSRRTFNVARELSQHASVGDRALILAPQSLEYILAFLGSMQAGLIAVPLPLPHRGSSLDRVSAVFDDTSPSVVLTTSAVAEDVGDYVDQSRLDIAPKLVEIDSLRLDVDGGPSVAPGDVPNIAYLQYSSGSTRTPTGVMLSHRNLQVNFEQLMRSFFVDTGSRIPADATIVSWLPFYHDMGLVLGVCAPILGGYRADLTSPLAFLESPSRWVRALATNPHAWSSAPNFAFDLAARKTTDADLAGLDLGAVLGIISGAERVEQSTLRRFVDRFAHFNFRDSMMRPSYGLAEATVFVASGTWSETAPAAHFDVEELSAGRVRRCAAGAGTALVKYKVPQSPMLRIIDNDTHRECPADVVGEIWVHGDNVASGYWRKSPEEQRCFGAKVTEPSPGTPEGPWLRTGDLGFVSDGELFIVGRIKDLLIIRGRNYYPEDIEATVQEIARGRVAAISVPFDSTEKLVTVIEFKKRSDSDIEAIKSEITSAISNAHGVNAGDVVLVPPGSLPTTTSGKIRRRSCVDQYLQNRFTRLDADTRLGVA; from the coding sequence ATGACACCTTCAACCCAGTCATCCATCCTGTCGATGCTGCACGGACGTGCCAGCCTGCGCCCGGATGACATCGCATTCACCTTCACCGACTACACCCACAACCCGGCCGGTGTCGCCGAGAGCCTTACCTGGTCGCAGCTGTCGCGCCGCACGTTCAACGTGGCCCGCGAGCTCAGCCAGCACGCCTCGGTCGGTGACAGGGCGCTGATCCTGGCACCGCAAAGCCTTGAGTACATCCTGGCGTTCCTGGGTTCCATGCAGGCCGGGCTGATCGCGGTACCGCTCCCGCTGCCGCACCGTGGCTCCAGCCTTGACCGGGTGAGTGCCGTCTTCGATGACACGTCGCCCTCGGTGGTGCTCACGACATCGGCCGTCGCCGAGGATGTCGGCGACTACGTCGATCAGTCACGCCTCGACATCGCTCCCAAGTTAGTCGAAATCGACTCCTTGCGCCTCGACGTCGACGGCGGGCCCAGCGTTGCCCCGGGCGACGTGCCGAACATCGCGTATCTGCAGTACAGCTCGGGTTCCACCCGCACGCCCACCGGCGTGATGCTGTCGCATCGCAATCTGCAGGTGAACTTCGAGCAGTTGATGCGCAGCTTCTTCGTGGACACCGGCTCCCGAATCCCCGCCGACGCCACGATCGTGTCCTGGCTGCCGTTTTACCACGATATGGGGTTGGTGCTCGGCGTCTGCGCTCCCATCCTGGGCGGCTATCGCGCCGACCTGACCAGCCCGCTGGCGTTCCTGGAAAGCCCGTCTCGCTGGGTCCGTGCACTGGCCACCAATCCGCACGCCTGGTCGTCGGCGCCCAATTTCGCCTTCGATCTGGCGGCCCGGAAGACCACCGACGCCGACCTTGCCGGGCTCGATCTGGGCGCGGTGCTCGGCATCATCAGCGGCGCCGAGCGGGTCGAACAGTCCACCCTGCGACGCTTCGTCGATCGGTTCGCGCACTTCAATTTCCGCGACAGCATGATGCGCCCCTCCTACGGGCTGGCCGAGGCGACCGTCTTCGTGGCCTCCGGCACCTGGAGTGAAACGGCGCCCGCCGCCCACTTCGATGTCGAGGAGCTGTCCGCGGGCCGCGTTCGGCGCTGCGCCGCCGGGGCAGGAACCGCACTGGTCAAGTACAAGGTGCCGCAATCCCCCATGCTGCGGATCATCGACAACGACACCCACCGGGAGTGCCCGGCAGACGTGGTCGGCGAGATCTGGGTGCACGGCGACAACGTCGCCTCCGGCTATTGGCGCAAGTCGCCCGAGGAACAGCGCTGCTTCGGCGCCAAGGTGACGGAGCCGTCGCCCGGCACTCCCGAAGGCCCCTGGCTGCGCACCGGTGATCTCGGCTTCGTCTCCGACGGCGAGCTGTTCATCGTCGGCCGCATCAAGGACCTGTTGATCATCCGCGGGCGTAACTACTACCCCGAGGACATCGAGGCGACGGTTCAGGAGATCGCCCGCGGCCGAGTCGCGGCGATATCCGTCCCGTTCGACAGCACCGAAAAGCTGGTCACGGTCATCGAATTCAAGAAGCGCAGCGATTCGGACATCGAGGCCATCAAGAGCGAGATCACCTCGGCGATCTCCAATGCCCACGGCGTGAATGCCGGGGACGTGGTGTTGGTACCGCCCGGATCGTTGCCCACGACCACCAGCGGCAAGATCCGGCGTCGCTCGTGTGTCGACCAGTACCTGCAGAATCGGTTCACCCGTTTGGACGCGGACACTCGCCTCGGAGTCGCCTGA
- the pe gene encoding acyltransferase PE, whose protein sequence is MKDLLAGAAVLVVACVTGCFGIPSALADDPQVPGPPIPRVTADGQVLAAPTGPDRTAYALGGAHVLGIPYDEYIRMTGKDWFPNMKRENVWYPAGQVQGHTLERFFPGIGPIGEKILPGLGLDGPSIGESIDIGEPNLENAIRSGGPGTAMGLSEGALVLNAVKNALATDPTAPAPDSLTFATFGDPIAKSPFSESFLTQNFAPGSVVPFMDYPIPPRVDSQYHTDQFISAYDSIADWPDRPDNLFALANAIAGLATGHTAVAFTNPKMVPARNIVTETNSRGGTTTTYFIPEQHLPLVMGFKYLGVPEETLNRLDAILQPRVDAGYSRNDDPATAPIAVDPRRGFDPAEVTAPASQATFGGGSDPLSQITSGALAVLGNGTRPTPPN, encoded by the coding sequence ATGAAGGACCTTCTCGCAGGCGCCGCGGTGCTGGTAGTCGCTTGCGTAACAGGATGTTTCGGCATCCCGTCCGCGCTCGCCGATGACCCGCAGGTTCCCGGCCCACCGATCCCCCGGGTCACGGCCGACGGGCAGGTCCTCGCCGCACCCACGGGGCCGGATCGCACCGCGTACGCCCTCGGCGGCGCGCACGTGCTCGGCATCCCGTACGACGAATACATCCGGATGACCGGCAAGGACTGGTTCCCCAACATGAAGCGGGAAAACGTCTGGTACCCGGCCGGCCAGGTCCAGGGCCACACCCTGGAGCGTTTCTTCCCCGGCATCGGTCCGATCGGAGAGAAGATCCTGCCCGGTCTGGGTCTGGACGGCCCCAGCATCGGCGAATCGATCGACATCGGAGAGCCCAACCTCGAAAACGCCATTCGCAGCGGGGGCCCCGGAACCGCGATGGGCCTATCCGAAGGGGCACTGGTGCTCAACGCGGTCAAGAACGCGCTGGCGACAGATCCGACCGCACCGGCACCGGATTCACTGACCTTCGCGACGTTCGGCGATCCGATCGCGAAGAGTCCCTTCAGCGAGAGCTTCCTGACTCAGAACTTCGCGCCCGGATCCGTGGTGCCCTTCATGGACTACCCGATCCCGCCCCGGGTCGACAGTCAGTACCACACCGACCAATTCATCTCCGCCTACGACAGCATCGCGGACTGGCCGGACCGGCCGGACAATCTGTTCGCGCTCGCCAACGCCATCGCGGGCCTGGCCACCGGCCACACCGCGGTGGCATTCACCAACCCCAAGATGGTTCCGGCGCGCAACATCGTGACCGAGACCAATTCCCGGGGCGGCACGACGACGACGTACTTCATCCCGGAACAGCACCTGCCCCTGGTGATGGGTTTCAAGTACCTCGGAGTGCCCGAAGAGACGCTCAACAGGCTCGATGCGATTCTGCAACCGCGCGTGGACGCGGGCTACTCGCGCAACGATGATCCGGCAACGGCGCCGATCGCAGTCGACCCGCGACGGGGTTTCGACCCCGCGGAAGTGACGGCGCCTGCCTCGCAGGCGACATTCGGCGGCGGATCAGATCCGCTTTCACAGATCACCAGCGGCGCTCTCGCCGTGCTGGGCAACGGCACGCGCCCGACCCCTCCCAATTAG